A single region of the Pontimicrobium sp. SW4 genome encodes:
- a CDS encoding cytochrome C oxidase subunit IV family protein, with translation MKKLLVTLTILIALTIITAIISSATVSYVVIVILLLAVLKFIGVSFYFMDLRHANVFWKGSILIFLALFLATILIII, from the coding sequence ATGAAGAAACTACTAGTAACACTAACTATTTTAATTGCATTGACCATTATTACTGCAATAATTTCTAGTGCTACTGTTAGTTATGTAGTAATTGTGATACTATTATTGGCTGTATTAAAATTTATAGGTGTGTCTTTTTACTTTATGGATTTAAGACATGCTAATGTATTTTGGAAAGGAAGTATATTAATTTTTTTAGCGCTGTTTTTAGCAACAATATTAATAATAATATAA
- the nrdG gene encoding anaerobic ribonucleoside-triphosphate reductase activating protein, with translation MYYHDFQVVLQEVPGEVSLCFSISGCQLCCKGCHSPFLWKEGSGSLLNKSTYLSLLNKYKNLASCVLFMGGEWHEKELVEYLKIANKNHYKTCLYTGEEQISESILNELNWIKTGKWEALKGGLDKPTTNQKFINVKTNTIQNHLFLKNQNYD, from the coding sequence ATGTATTATCACGATTTTCAAGTTGTTCTTCAAGAAGTCCCAGGCGAGGTAAGTCTTTGTTTTTCAATTTCTGGTTGCCAATTGTGTTGTAAAGGCTGTCATTCTCCTTTTTTGTGGAAAGAAGGCAGTGGTAGTTTATTAAACAAAAGCACATACTTATCCTTATTAAATAAATATAAAAACTTGGCTTCTTGTGTGCTATTTATGGGAGGTGAATGGCATGAAAAAGAATTAGTAGAGTACTTAAAAATAGCCAATAAAAATCACTATAAGACTTGTCTTTATACTGGAGAGGAGCAGATTTCTGAGTCTATCCTTAACGAGCTAAATTGGATTAAAACAGGAAAATGGGAGGCTTTAAAAGGAGGCTTAGATAAGCCTACAACAAATCAAAAATTTATAAACGTAAAAACAAATACAATACAAAACCATTTATTTCTTAAAAACCAAAACTATGATTAG
- a CDS encoding YraN family protein: MAQHNELGKKGEQLAVDYLLKNKYEIIERNYRFEKAEVDIIAKQKDTLAIIEVKTRSSLEFGNPQDFVKPKQIQRLVKAVDEYVTVNDLDVEIRFDIIAIVKQGKSYNIEHLENAFYHF, encoded by the coding sequence ATGGCACAACACAACGAACTTGGTAAAAAAGGCGAGCAATTGGCTGTAGATTATCTACTTAAGAATAAATATGAAATCATAGAACGCAATTACCGATTTGAAAAAGCCGAAGTTGATATTATTGCCAAACAAAAAGACACCCTTGCCATTATTGAAGTTAAAACACGTTCCTCTTTAGAATTTGGTAATCCGCAAGATTTTGTAAAACCAAAACAAATACAACGCCTAGTAAAAGCTGTTGATGAGTATGTTACTGTTAATGATTTAGATGTAGAAATTCGCTTTGATATTATTGCTATTGTAAAACAAGGAAAATCATACAATATTGAACATTTAGAGAATGCTTTTTATCATTTTTAA
- a CDS encoding YceI family protein codes for MKRTVITFIIIACSNLISAQTEVPINTSKSTINWKGTMLFNFGEHFGTAKFKKGKITKVKNKISGGTFIVDMNTMLNTDGDYNEDLVNHLKNEDFFDVKKHPTSSLAISKVTYNDNGSLRIDADLTIIGITKPIFFDAKLINDNKMITKFKIDRTDWNIRYGSKDKVSVKDYAISDAIEFEVELYF; via the coding sequence ATGAAACGTACAGTTATCACATTTATCATTATTGCATGCTCAAATTTAATTAGCGCTCAAACCGAAGTGCCAATCAACACTTCTAAAAGCACCATAAATTGGAAAGGAACTATGCTTTTTAACTTTGGGGAACATTTTGGAACAGCTAAATTTAAGAAAGGTAAAATAACAAAAGTAAAGAACAAGATTTCAGGCGGAACATTTATAGTTGATATGAATACCATGTTAAATACAGATGGAGATTATAATGAAGACTTAGTGAACCATTTAAAAAACGAAGATTTTTTTGATGTAAAAAAACACCCAACCTCAAGCTTAGCCATAAGCAAGGTAACATATAATGACAATGGAAGTTTAAGAATTGATGCAGATCTGACAATAATTGGAATTACTAAACCAATATTTTTTGATGCCAAACTCATAAACGACAACAAAATGATAACCAAATTTAAAATTGATCGTACGGATTGGAACATTAGATATGGCTCTAAAGACAAAGTCAGTGTAAAAGACTACGCCATTTCTGATGCTATTGAATTTGAAGTAGAATTGTATTTTTAA
- a CDS encoding cytochrome c oxidase subunit 3 → MEITKINYKSIYYPPGGILMWIIIFLELFTFGIALIAMVYSSKQTSELFHESRLYLNTTIGAINTVFLIVSGFFMAVSVYHLKHQNLYKAKLFLKFTMLGGFLFLGFKGVEYYDKIEAGFNIGYNSFFTYYWMLTLFHVVHVIVGLVILGSVYLGLSKVNSTTKLEDVEASAAFWHMCDLIWLLLFPIIYLLF, encoded by the coding sequence ATGGAAATAACTAAAATCAATTATAAAAGCATATACTACCCTCCAGGAGGAATTTTGATGTGGATTATCATTTTTTTAGAGCTTTTTACCTTTGGTATTGCTTTAATTGCAATGGTTTATAGCAGCAAGCAAACATCTGAATTATTTCATGAATCAAGGCTATATTTAAACACAACAATTGGTGCTATAAATACAGTATTTTTAATTGTAAGTGGGTTTTTTATGGCAGTTTCTGTATACCATTTAAAGCACCAAAATCTCTATAAAGCAAAGTTATTTTTAAAATTTACGATGCTTGGGGGCTTTTTGTTTTTAGGGTTTAAAGGGGTTGAATATTATGATAAAATAGAAGCAGGATTTAACATTGGCTATAATTCATTTTTCACATATTACTGGATGCTTACCTTATTTCATGTAGTTCATGTAATTGTAGGTTTAGTTATTCTAGGGTCTGTTTATCTAGGCTTAAGTAAAGTTAATTCAACAACAAAGCTTGAAGATGTTGAGGCTAGTGCTGCTTTTTGGCATATGTGTGATTTAATATGGTTACTATTATTTCCTATAATTTATTTATTGTTTTAA
- a CDS encoding winged helix-turn-helix domain-containing protein: MKAEEKCQKSVKDVSTTAKSREIVFFLQLIMNYSAKYFFRSLALVAFLICVLSSSRNSDKELAEVAKVSLRDVGHRLLLFNQDSTSLVKPIIALENLKFQLSFEETISIHPDTLVNTIKNSFEKAGLPKHYLTEVKHCENEEVAYSYEIKQDVENDIVPCSGRQLPKACYVISVRFTKAQEVTSLEYLYILILGALLVFTIVFYKRKHSASTLTNNENYAEIGSYHFYPNQNKLVKKAKEINLSKKECELLEILVANPNQTVKRDELEKRVWEDNGVVVGRSLDTYISKLRKKLQDDDSIKITNTHGVGYKLEVLKK, translated from the coding sequence TTGAAAGCTGAAGAAAAATGTCAAAAAAGTGTAAAAGATGTGTCAACAACTGCAAAAAGTCGTGAAATTGTCTTTTTTTTACAATTAATTATGAATTACAGCGCCAAATATTTTTTTAGAAGTTTAGCCTTAGTTGCTTTTTTAATTTGTGTATTATCCAGTTCCAGAAATAGTGATAAAGAGTTAGCCGAAGTTGCCAAAGTATCTTTACGTGATGTTGGTCACAGATTATTGTTATTTAATCAAGATTCTACATCTTTGGTAAAGCCTATAATTGCTTTAGAGAATTTAAAATTTCAACTGTCTTTTGAAGAAACGATTTCCATACATCCAGATACTTTAGTTAACACCATTAAAAATAGTTTTGAAAAAGCAGGTTTGCCAAAACATTATCTAACAGAAGTAAAACACTGCGAAAATGAAGAGGTTGCCTACAGCTATGAAATTAAACAAGATGTTGAAAATGACATTGTACCTTGTAGTGGAAGACAACTACCAAAAGCCTGTTATGTAATTAGTGTTAGGTTTACAAAAGCACAAGAAGTTACAAGCTTAGAGTATTTATATATTCTTATTCTTGGAGCTTTATTGGTTTTTACTATTGTGTTTTACAAAAGGAAACATAGTGCATCTACTTTAACAAACAATGAGAACTATGCTGAAATAGGCAGCTATCACTTTTATCCTAATCAAAATAAATTGGTTAAAAAGGCCAAAGAAATAAACCTTTCTAAAAAAGAATGTGAGCTATTGGAAATTTTGGTGGCTAATCCTAACCAAACTGTAAAACGTGATGAATTAGAAAAACGCGTTTGGGAAGATAATGGTGTGGTTGTTGGTAGAAGTTTAGATACTTATATCTCTAAGCTTCGCAAGAAACTACAAGATGATGATTCTATAAAAATAACCAACACTCATGGAGTTGGTTATAAATTGGAAGTCCTTAAAAAGTAA
- a CDS encoding Rrf2 family transcriptional regulator, with protein MLTNATKIAIRATLYLAMFSNETKKLGVKHIADTLEIPKPFLAKLLQKLNKSDIVSSTKGPKGGFYLNKINAKKNVWDIIVCIDNPERFDHCFLGLAECSDENPCPVHFTVSPFKKRIMKDFKDKTIYQFATEIKNSDKVIISLKDLF; from the coding sequence ATGCTTACTAACGCCACCAAAATTGCTATTAGAGCTACATTATATTTAGCTATGTTTTCTAATGAAACAAAAAAGCTAGGTGTAAAACATATTGCAGATACTTTAGAAATACCTAAACCCTTTCTAGCAAAATTATTACAAAAGCTCAATAAAAGTGATATTGTATCTTCTACAAAGGGACCAAAAGGAGGGTTTTACTTAAACAAAATAAATGCTAAAAAAAATGTTTGGGATATTATTGTTTGTATAGATAACCCAGAGCGTTTTGACCATTGTTTTTTAGGTCTAGCAGAGTGTAGTGATGAAAATCCATGTCCTGTTCATTTTACTGTATCGCCTTTTAAAAAAAGAATTATGAAGGACTTTAAAGATAAGACTATTTATCAGTTTGCAACTGAAATTAAAAACTCCGATAAGGTTATTATTTCTTTAAAAGACTTGTTTTAA
- the metG gene encoding methionine--tRNA ligase: protein MNHPKRYTITAALPYTNGPIHIGHLAGVYVPADIYARYQRLQGQDVAFICGSDEHGVPITIKAKKEGVTPQDIVDKYHAIIKQSFLDFGISFDNYSRTTAKIHHETASEFFKTLYDKGEFIEEVTEQLYDAEANQFLADRFVVGTCPKCGNEESYGDQCESCGTSHNATDLINPKSAITGKTPILKETKHWFLPLDKHEAFLKEWILVGHKKDWKSNVYGQVKSWIDDGLRPRAVTRDLDWGIPVPVEGGEGKVLYVWFDAPIGYISATKEWAEREGKDWEPYWKDENTKLLHFIGKDNIVFHCIIFPAMLKAEGSYVLPDNVPANEFLNLEGNKLSTSKNWAVWLHEYLQDFPDKQDVLRYALTANAPENKDNDFTWKDFQARNNNELVAIFGNFVNRVVVLTNKYYRGVVPKPNEFSTVDEETLATLKAFPNVIASSIERYRFREASQELINLARLGNKYLADEEPWKVIKEDEARVQTVMYIALQIASALAILSEPFLPFTSNKLNKILNTSELESNWTWNGISEGRELLPVNHTIGKAELLFAKVEDKDVQFQLDKLEASKKANEAAGKKVEPQKEEITWEDFSKLDIRVGTILEAEKMPKTKKLLVLKVDTGIDTRTIVSGIAESFSPEEVVGKKVTVLVNLAPRALRGVESQGMILMTEDETGNLVFVNPDDTNDVSNGLKIS from the coding sequence ATGAATCATCCAAAAAGATATACTATAACTGCGGCTTTACCTTATACCAATGGCCCTATTCATATTGGTCATTTGGCAGGTGTTTACGTTCCTGCAGATATTTATGCACGCTATCAGAGACTTCAAGGTCAGGATGTAGCATTTATTTGCGGTAGTGACGAACATGGAGTGCCTATTACTATTAAGGCTAAAAAAGAAGGCGTAACACCTCAAGATATAGTTGATAAATATCATGCTATTATCAAGCAGTCATTTTTAGATTTTGGAATTTCTTTTGATAATTATTCAAGAACTACAGCTAAGATACATCACGAGACTGCGTCTGAATTTTTCAAGACGTTGTATGATAAAGGTGAATTTATTGAAGAAGTTACAGAGCAATTGTATGATGCCGAAGCAAATCAGTTTTTAGCAGATCGTTTTGTGGTTGGAACCTGTCCAAAATGCGGGAATGAAGAAAGTTATGGCGACCAATGTGAAAGTTGCGGAACAAGTCACAATGCAACTGATTTAATTAATCCAAAATCTGCAATAACAGGAAAAACGCCAATACTAAAGGAAACCAAGCATTGGTTTTTACCTTTAGACAAACATGAAGCTTTTTTAAAGGAATGGATTCTAGTTGGTCATAAAAAAGATTGGAAATCTAATGTGTATGGACAAGTAAAATCTTGGATTGATGATGGTCTACGTCCACGCGCTGTAACTCGTGATTTAGATTGGGGAATTCCTGTTCCAGTTGAAGGAGGAGAAGGCAAGGTTTTATATGTATGGTTTGATGCACCAATAGGCTATATTTCGGCAACTAAAGAATGGGCTGAACGAGAAGGAAAAGATTGGGAGCCTTATTGGAAAGATGAAAACACTAAGTTACTGCACTTCATTGGTAAGGATAATATTGTGTTTCATTGCATCATATTTCCAGCAATGTTAAAGGCAGAAGGGAGTTATGTTTTACCAGATAATGTACCAGCAAATGAATTTTTAAATCTTGAAGGCAATAAACTGTCAACGTCTAAAAATTGGGCAGTTTGGTTGCATGAATATTTACAAGATTTCCCAGATAAACAAGATGTGTTGCGTTATGCTTTAACTGCAAATGCACCAGAAAATAAGGATAATGATTTTACTTGGAAAGATTTTCAAGCACGTAACAATAATGAGTTAGTTGCTATTTTTGGAAATTTTGTTAATAGAGTAGTAGTGCTTACTAATAAGTATTATAGAGGTGTTGTACCAAAACCTAATGAGTTTTCAACAGTTGATGAAGAAACTTTAGCAACACTAAAAGCATTTCCAAATGTTATTGCTAGTTCTATTGAACGTTATCGTTTTAGAGAAGCAAGTCAAGAACTCATAAATTTAGCTAGACTTGGTAATAAATATTTAGCAGACGAAGAACCTTGGAAAGTCATAAAAGAAGATGAAGCTCGCGTGCAAACTGTTATGTATATAGCGTTGCAAATAGCTTCTGCATTAGCTATATTGAGCGAACCATTTTTGCCATTCACTTCAAATAAATTAAATAAAATACTTAATACTTCAGAATTAGAATCGAATTGGACTTGGAACGGTATTTCCGAAGGTCGAGAATTACTTCCTGTAAATCATACTATAGGAAAAGCAGAATTATTATTCGCTAAAGTTGAAGATAAAGATGTACAATTTCAATTAGATAAATTAGAAGCAAGTAAAAAAGCCAACGAAGCTGCTGGTAAAAAAGTAGAACCACAAAAAGAAGAAATTACTTGGGAAGATTTTTCAAAATTAGACATTCGTGTTGGTACTATTTTGGAAGCCGAAAAAATGCCAAAAACTAAAAAATTATTAGTTTTAAAAGTCGATACTGGAATTGATACAAGAACTATCGTATCTGGAATTGCTGAAAGTTTTTCACCTGAAGAAGTTGTAGGTAAAAAAGTAACGGTATTGGTAAATCTTGCTCCTAGAGCTTTACGTGGTGTTGAAAGTCAAGGCATGATTTTAATGACCGAAGACGAAACTGGTAATTTGGTGTTTGTTAATCCTGATGATACCAATGATGTTTCAAATGGATTGAAGATAAGTTAA
- a CDS encoding LD-carboxypeptidase — MSKPFIQPQHLKAGDSVAIVAPSGILKNREKEINQAKELLKSWGLNVIVGDHVFKKANHFAGTDDERASDFQKALDNPNIKAIWCARGGYGTVRMIDKLDYTRFKENPKWIIGYSDITAIHNQLNIEGSESIHAMMCTSLKDDLTEIEHTIETFKCALFGQPLNYTVEGSKYNKIGNTSGPLVGGNLTLLHTMLGSKTSIDTSGKILFIEEIGEYKYHIDRMLQSLKRAGYFNNLKGLIVGDMSNMRKNTTPWGTTVEQLILDVVAEYDFPVLFDFPAGHEDDNRALILGRTVKLKVGSEQSTVVFED; from the coding sequence ATGTCCAAACCTTTTATACAACCGCAACATTTAAAAGCTGGTGATTCAGTTGCCATAGTTGCTCCTTCAGGGATTTTAAAAAACCGTGAAAAAGAAATAAACCAAGCTAAAGAGTTACTTAAAAGCTGGGGACTTAATGTTATTGTTGGTGATCATGTTTTTAAAAAAGCGAATCATTTTGCTGGAACAGATGATGAGCGAGCAAGCGATTTTCAAAAAGCATTAGATAATCCAAATATAAAAGCCATTTGGTGTGCGCGTGGTGGTTATGGCACTGTGAGAATGATTGACAAATTAGATTATACTAGGTTTAAAGAAAACCCTAAATGGATTATTGGGTATTCTGATATTACTGCCATTCATAACCAGTTAAATATTGAAGGCAGTGAGAGCATTCATGCAATGATGTGTACGAGTTTAAAAGATGATTTAACAGAGATAGAGCATACTATAGAAACGTTTAAATGTGCTTTGTTTGGCCAACCTTTAAACTATACCGTTGAAGGTTCAAAGTATAATAAAATTGGAAATACTAGTGGTCCATTAGTTGGTGGAAACTTAACCTTACTACATACTATGCTAGGCTCAAAGACAAGTATTGATACCTCAGGTAAAATTTTATTTATTGAAGAAATTGGTGAGTACAAATATCATATCGACCGAATGTTGCAAAGCTTAAAACGAGCAGGTTATTTTAATAACCTAAAAGGACTCATTGTTGGAGACATGAGTAACATGCGAAAAAACACAACGCCTTGGGGAACGACTGTAGAACAATTAATTTTAGATGTAGTTGCCGAATACGATTTTCCTGTATTGTTTGATTTTCCAGCTGGTCACGAAGATGATAATCGTGCATTAATTTTGGGAAGAACGGTTAAGTTGAAAGTTGGCAGTGAACAGTCTACGGTTGTTTTTGAAGACTAA
- a CDS encoding pentapeptide repeat-containing protein, with the protein MNQEIINLLNDLKENPSTEKVDHIILLEKVYSKYSNGIKELEPIAHFYLNGFDDLPALKEKHLWNESKFYEIRKDFVNTHSELIQLIDSTISDMKCNESDYHQLTKVEFLEQLRSGKTIFEEIDLENMDLRNENLSGITFQNCFISADFRNSNLRGAKFIKSNIKTSDFRNADLTNGLMENVSFESTKFKGAKTNSFIFNDNYCHSVEGIGQTEFNDWVIEME; encoded by the coding sequence ATGAACCAAGAAATAATTAATTTACTAAACGATTTAAAAGAAAATCCATCAACCGAAAAAGTTGATCATATAATTCTTTTAGAAAAAGTTTATTCTAAATATTCCAACGGAATAAAAGAACTCGAACCGATTGCTCATTTCTATCTGAACGGATTTGACGATTTACCTGCGTTAAAAGAAAAGCATTTGTGGAATGAATCAAAATTTTATGAAATAAGAAAAGACTTTGTTAATACTCATAGCGAACTGATTCAACTAATCGATTCAACAATAAGTGACATGAAATGCAATGAATCTGATTATCATCAATTAACAAAAGTAGAATTCTTAGAGCAATTAAGATCTGGGAAAACAATATTTGAAGAAATTGACTTGGAAAATATGGACTTGAGAAATGAGAATCTTTCAGGAATAACTTTTCAAAATTGTTTTATTTCTGCCGATTTCAGAAATTCTAACTTAAGAGGTGCGAAGTTCATAAAAAGTAACATTAAAACTTCAGATTTTCGGAATGCGGATTTGACCAACGGATTAATGGAAAATGTGTCTTTCGAATCCACAAAATTTAAAGGAGCTAAAACAAATAGTTTTATTTTTAATGATAATTATTGTCATTCAGTTGAAGGAATCGGACAAACCGAATTTAATGATTGGGTAATAGAAATGGAATAA
- a CDS encoding cupin domain-containing protein, translated as MKKRKSLIVLSFVFFININVFSQESEAVIIHSKDLVDQKVKDENKTSRVWNLKKDNTIRINLVEMKGELTKHIHPDADHSLIVIEGKVKVLVGEKIYYLEKGDFISIPKNIPHKYWTITKTALLASMDAPYYDPKKTIRLE; from the coding sequence ATGAAAAAAAGAAAATCATTAATAGTTTTATCATTTGTATTCTTCATCAATATAAATGTTTTTTCTCAAGAGTCTGAAGCGGTTATTATACATTCAAAAGATTTAGTAGATCAAAAAGTTAAAGATGAAAACAAAACTTCAAGAGTTTGGAACCTAAAAAAAGATAATACTATTAGAATTAATTTAGTAGAAATGAAGGGTGAATTAACAAAACATATTCATCCAGATGCTGATCATAGCCTTATCGTTATAGAAGGAAAAGTAAAAGTGCTAGTTGGAGAAAAAATATACTATCTGGAAAAAGGAGATTTTATTTCGATTCCAAAAAACATACCTCATAAGTATTGGACAATAACTAAAACTGCTCTTTTAGCCAGTATGGATGCTCCATATTACGATCCAAAAAAGACAATTCGTTTAGAATAA
- the nrdD gene encoding anaerobic ribonucleoside-triphosphate reductase: MIRLTETQVNNKINFIDQYINSSNAADGSKVDANANVTSKNIATMEAELNKDINIQVNRALVKRKIEVLFGKELANEYERQIETHEIYVHDETSLKPYCVSISMYPFLFDGLTKLGGESRAPQHLESFCGEFVNLVFAVSSQFAGALATVEFLMYFDHFAAKDYGKDYLKTNKKTIENHLQHVVYAINQPAAARGYQSVFWNISLYDEAYFNSMFGDFVFPDMAKPEWERVKRLQAFFMKWFNEERNKAILTFPVVTAAMLVNDGKPVDTEFTDMCAQELSEGNSFFIYQSENADSLASCCRLRNEISDNTFSYSLGAGGVATGSINVITLNMNRLIQKGADIVSEVQKIHKYQVAYRILINEYKEAGLLPVYKAGFISLEKQFLTIGINGMVEAAESQGVKVGNNDEYKAFVNTHLKAIYDENKRAKKQYGYMFNTEFVPAENLGVKNAKWDREDGLFVPRDCYNSYFYKVEDTNTNTLDKIVLHGEEIIKYLDGGSALHLNLEEAPNKEGFVKLIHATAKAGCNYFCFNIKITICNDCEHIDKQTSYSCSKCYSKNVDHGTRVIGYLKRVSSFSSGRQKEHNLRYYHINQLENKFAKNRTKLMVKHYQNKNKLVEMKFNKLLK; encoded by the coding sequence ATGATTAGACTAACCGAAACACAGGTAAACAACAAGATTAATTTTATTGACCAATACATTAATTCATCAAATGCAGCAGATGGTTCTAAAGTTGATGCTAATGCAAATGTAACTTCCAAGAATATTGCCACCATGGAAGCCGAACTTAATAAGGACATAAATATTCAAGTTAATCGTGCTTTAGTAAAGCGTAAAATAGAAGTGCTTTTTGGGAAAGAGTTAGCGAATGAATATGAACGTCAAATAGAAACACATGAAATATATGTGCATGACGAAACATCATTAAAGCCCTATTGCGTATCGATTAGTATGTATCCTTTTTTATTTGACGGACTCACCAAACTTGGAGGAGAAAGTAGAGCGCCTCAGCACCTAGAAAGTTTTTGTGGTGAGTTTGTAAACTTGGTTTTTGCTGTAAGCTCTCAATTTGCTGGAGCATTAGCAACTGTTGAATTTTTAATGTATTTCGATCATTTTGCAGCAAAAGATTATGGTAAAGATTATTTAAAAACAAATAAAAAAACAATTGAAAACCATTTACAACATGTGGTTTACGCTATCAACCAACCAGCAGCTGCAAGAGGATATCAATCTGTATTTTGGAATATCTCTTTATATGATGAAGCCTATTTTAATAGTATGTTTGGAGATTTTGTGTTTCCAGATATGGCAAAGCCAGAATGGGAAAGGGTTAAACGCTTGCAAGCATTCTTCATGAAGTGGTTTAATGAAGAACGCAATAAAGCAATATTAACCTTTCCTGTGGTTACTGCAGCCATGTTGGTGAATGATGGCAAACCTGTAGATACTGAATTCACAGATATGTGTGCCCAAGAGCTAAGTGAAGGAAACTCTTTTTTTATCTATCAATCTGAAAATGCAGATAGTTTAGCTTCTTGTTGTAGACTACGAAACGAAATTAGTGATAACACCTTTAGTTATTCATTAGGAGCAGGAGGTGTTGCCACAGGTTCTATAAATGTCATTACGCTAAACATGAATAGATTGATTCAGAAAGGAGCAGATATTGTTTCTGAAGTTCAAAAAATTCATAAATATCAAGTAGCCTATAGAATTTTAATAAATGAATATAAGGAAGCTGGATTGCTTCCAGTTTATAAAGCTGGTTTTATATCATTAGAAAAACAATTTTTAACCATAGGAATAAATGGTATGGTAGAAGCTGCAGAAAGTCAAGGAGTGAAAGTTGGAAATAATGACGAATACAAAGCATTTGTAAATACTCATTTAAAAGCCATTTATGATGAAAACAAACGAGCTAAAAAGCAATACGGTTATATGTTTAACACAGAGTTTGTTCCTGCTGAAAATTTAGGTGTGAAGAATGCTAAATGGGATCGAGAAGATGGATTATTTGTACCACGAGATTGTTATAATTCTTATTTCTATAAAGTTGAAGACACCAATACCAATACTTTAGATAAAATAGTTTTGCATGGTGAGGAAATCATTAAATATCTTGATGGAGGCTCAGCATTACATTTAAATCTTGAAGAAGCTCCAAATAAGGAGGGATTTGTAAAACTAATTCATGCGACAGCTAAAGCTGGTTGCAATTACTTTTGCTTTAATATTAAAATAACAATTTGTAATGACTGCGAACATATAGATAAGCAAACGTCTTACTCTTGTAGTAAGTGTTACTCTAAAAACGTAGATCATGGCACTAGAGTTATTGGTTATTTAAAACGTGTATCAAGTTTTAGTTCAGGTCGTCAAAAAGAGCATAATTTAAGATATTATCACATAAATCAACTAGAAAATAAATTTGCTAAAAATAGAACTAAACTTATGGTAAAACATTATCAAAATAAAAACAAACTTGTTGAAATGAAGTTTAATAAACTACTCAAATAA